AAGTTCGATGTGAAGAACGATTACATCCAGCTGCAGCCGATCCAGGCCGCCGATTCCGGCTATTCCATTGCCGGCGTGGCCGATGCCGGCATGGATGGCAAAAAGAACTTCAGTTGCGAGTTCGACAAGAAGGGCAAGCTCGCGAACCTCGTCCCCGAGGCCAAGTAAGCTCGACACCGGTGCCGCAAGCAGGGTGCGGCACCGGTTTTCCCCTCGCGCAGGGGCGCCGCTACACTGCACGGCATGCCCCTCTCGCTCCTGATCGCCGATGACCACCCCATGTTCCGCGGGGCCATGCTGCACGCGCTTGGCGCGCTGCTGGCCGATGGCCGCGCACTGGAAGCCGGCAGCCACAGCGCCATGGAGGCCGTGCTGGCCCGTGGCGAAGCGGTAGACCTCGTCCTCCTCGACCTCACGATGCCCGGCGCGATGGGTTTCTCGTCCTTGCTGTGGCTGCGCGGCGAGCACCCGGATATTCCCGTGCTGGTGGTGTCCTCCAACGATCACCCACGCAATGTGCGCCGCGCGCAGCAGTTCGGTGCGGCCGGGTTCGTTTCGAAATCCGCACCGCCTGAAGTACTACGCGAGGCCGTCGAAACCGTGATGGCCGGTGGCACCGCCTTCATCGGCGCGCGCGCCGAACGCAGCGAGGAAGATGCCAGGCTGGCCGCCCGCCTGGCCAGCCTCACCCCTCAGCAATTCCGCGTCCTGATGCTGCTGGCCGAGGGCCTGCTCAACAAGCAGATCGCCAGCGAACTGGGCCTGGCCGAGAACACGGTGAAGATCCACGTGACGGCGGTGCTATCGAAGCTGGAATGTCGCTCGCGCACCCAGGCGGCTGTGTTGGTGAAGTCGCTTGACCTGGATGAAGGGGTCGAGGGTTCGCACCCGGGCTAACCGGCGACCATCAGCAGGCGCGTCATGACCGCGCGCAGGCGAGCCGGTGCCAGGGGCTTTACCAGGTAGCGAAGCCCCTGCATGGTGGCGCGTTCGATATCCGCCTGGCGCGGCGCGGCTGCCATGAGCACCGTGGGCGGAAGTCGGCCCCAGCGCGAGGCAAGCCCCTCGCGCAACGCATCACCTTCGCGGCCATCCAACGGGTCATCCATCAGGATTAGCGCTGGGGCCTCATCGGTCTCGGCGTAACGCAGTGCCCCGCGCTCACTGCCGACCCCGGTAACGTCACAGCCCCATCCCAGCAGCAGGTCCATGGCCTGGCGTCGTGTCAGCGGGTCGTTATCGATGACGAGAACCCTTTTACCCGCGAAGGGCGATTCATCTTCGGCCGGTGTGTTCTGTTGCGGCAGCGTCTCGCTGGTGTCCGCTAGCGGTAGCGCGATGGAAAACACGCTGCCCTGCCCCTCCCACGAACGCACCGCCACCGTGGCACCGAGTAGCCGCGCGATACGATCCACGATCGACAGACCGAGCCCCGCGCTACGCCGGTCACGGTCTACACCGTTATCCAGGCGCAGGAACTCATCGAAGATGGCGCGCGTCTTCGCCTCGGGAATGCCGACGCCGGTATCCCAGACTTCGATACGCGCCATATCTGCCGTGCGCCGTACACCAACGAGCACGCGGCCACGCGGCGTGTAATGAATGGCGTTGCTGAGGAAGTTTTGCAGTACGCGGCGCAACAGCAGTGGATCACTGCGCACGGCAAGGCGCGTGCGCACGTAGTGCAACGCGAGGCCACGCGTCGATGCGAGGACGGCCGATTGCCGGGCGAGTTCGCGTAACAGGGGATCCAGGGGCACGCTCGCGAAGCGTGGCGCCACGGCACCACCCTCCAGGCGCGAAATATCGAGCAGGCTGGCCAGCAACTCATCCTGCGTATCTAGCGCACTGCGCACACGCTCGACCAGCTCGTGGCCTTCCTTGTCGAGTTTGCCGGCCGCCAGGCTGCCCGCGAATACGCGCGCCGCGTTCAATGGTTGAAGCAGATCGTGCACGGCGGCGGCGACGAAGCGCGTCTTCGAGCGATTGGCTTTGTCAGCTTCGGCCTTGGCCGCGATGAGGTCGCGCGTGCGTTCTTCGACCCGCCGCTCCAGCGACGAGGCGAGACCACGCAGTTCGCGAGCGGTAGCCTTATATGCCGTGATATCCGCATAGCTGGTGACGAAGCCGCCGCCGGGCAGCGGGTTGCCACGAATCTCCAGCGTCGTGCCATCCGGGCGCTCGCGCTCGTACATGTGCGGGCTACCGGCACGCAGGTATT
Above is a genomic segment from Luteibacter aegosomatissinici containing:
- a CDS encoding hybrid sensor histidine kinase/response regulator; the protein is MARTRSPRALWLLLLLLLVAGSAALGGWMAWRRALGAIGDQAGERLNLHALAVQRLIDRYRVLPRVLALDPELKAALEGAPGAADTAALNAKLDRANDAVRASTLTLLDRHGKALAANNWNTPESNVGLDYAFRPYFRDAMRDGYATFYALGVSTNVPGYFIAQAVDDGAGQRIGVVVLKISLDALQEDWAPGGDVVFLSDAHNVVFLANRPEWIYRVLFPLAPADAAAIAATRQYGTRPLQPVLWKVLAPQGADTLRVRMTSPALAHDTMWRSLPMPRQAWTLHLLADTRPAVAAARNAVFGVLAGWLPVLLLGMFMQQRVRMARLRQRSREELERMVAHHASALRSAQDSVVAAAHEAAQSGHGNLEHLPQGVSVVDADLRLVAWNSRYQQIFGFPDEYMRVGRPIEDMFRFNARKGLLGPGDTEEAIERRLQYLRAGSPHMYERERPDGTTLEIRGNPLPGGGFVTSYADITAYKATARELRGLASSLERRVEERTRDLIAAKAEADKANRSKTRFVAAAVHDLLQPLNAARVFAGSLAAGKLDKEGHELVERVRSALDTQDELLASLLDISRLEGGAVAPRFASVPLDPLLRELARQSAVLASTRGLALHYVRTRLAVRSDPLLLRRVLQNFLSNAIHYTPRGRVLVGVRRTADMARIEVWDTGVGIPEAKTRAIFDEFLRLDNGVDRDRRSAGLGLSIVDRIARLLGATVAVRSWEGQGSVFSIALPLADTSETLPQQNTPAEDESPFAGKRVLVIDNDPLTRRQAMDLLLGWGCDVTGVGSERGALRYAETDEAPALILMDDPLDGREGDALREGLASRWGRLPPTVLMAAAPRQADIERATMQGLRYLVKPLAPARLRAVMTRLLMVAG
- a CDS encoding LuxR C-terminal-related transcriptional regulator; this translates as MPLSLLIADDHPMFRGAMLHALGALLADGRALEAGSHSAMEAVLARGEAVDLVLLDLTMPGAMGFSSLLWLRGEHPDIPVLVVSSNDHPRNVRRAQQFGAAGFVSKSAPPEVLREAVETVMAGGTAFIGARAERSEEDARLAARLASLTPQQFRVLMLLAEGLLNKQIASELGLAENTVKIHVTAVLSKLECRSRTQAAVLVKSLDLDEGVEGSHPG